A section of the Aminiphilus circumscriptus DSM 16581 genome encodes:
- a CDS encoding ABC transporter ATP-binding protein, producing MLLQASDIHVSFPEASPFFLRRRRRPVLKGVSLFLREGQCLGIVGESGCGKSTLGRVLIGLLRPERGRVLVCGEDLYDRRGTKARRCGSVVFQDYTSSVNPRFRIEAVMNEPLRTLEGLDKRELRERAAELLERVGLGGGFLERYPHQLSGGQLQRVCIARALAGAPRFLLLDEAVSSLDVSVQVQIMDLLAELKETHGLSYLFITHDLEAVTYLCDSVLFMHDGVFVEETGDVSRIGDVTHPFARQLLSAVAGFDMA from the coding sequence ATGCTGCTGCAAGCTTCTGACATTCACGTGAGCTTTCCGGAAGCGAGCCCCTTTTTCCTTCGGAGGAGGCGCAGGCCCGTCCTGAAGGGCGTCTCCCTCTTCCTGAGAGAGGGACAGTGCCTCGGCATCGTCGGGGAATCGGGATGCGGCAAGAGCACCCTCGGGCGGGTTCTGATCGGGCTGCTCCGGCCGGAGAGGGGGCGTGTTCTCGTGTGCGGCGAGGATCTCTACGACCGACGCGGGACGAAGGCCCGCCGGTGCGGCAGCGTGGTCTTTCAGGACTATACGTCCTCGGTGAACCCGCGGTTCCGCATCGAAGCCGTCATGAACGAGCCTCTCCGCACTCTCGAAGGACTCGACAAGCGGGAACTCCGGGAGCGGGCCGCCGAGCTTCTCGAAAGGGTCGGGCTCGGCGGCGGGTTTCTCGAACGCTATCCGCACCAGTTGAGCGGCGGCCAGCTCCAGCGGGTCTGCATCGCCCGCGCCCTCGCCGGAGCCCCCCGTTTTCTGCTTCTGGACGAGGCCGTAAGCTCGCTGGACGTCTCCGTCCAGGTGCAGATCATGGACCTGCTCGCCGAGTTGAAGGAAACACACGGCCTCTCCTACCTCTTCATCACCCACGATCTCGAGGCGGTGACGTACCTCTGCGACTCCGTGCTCTTCATGCACGACGGCGTCTTCGTGGAGGAAACGGGCGACGTAAGCCGCATCGGCGACGTGACGCACCCCTTCGCACGGCAACTCCTCTCCGCCGTGGCGGGATTCGACATGGCGTGA
- a CDS encoding ATP-binding cassette domain-containing protein, whose amino-acid sequence MILQNPMTSFDPMVTVEGHIAETLRAHGRTSRKDAVKTGIAMLEQMRIGNAASVLGCYPHQLSGGMLQRVMIGLALLFGPKLLIADEPTTALDSVTRFEMMKEIRRVRRECACAMLFVSHDLGVLSSVADTVLVMHRGEIVEKGDLRKVFLSPKNEHARYLMETRSSLVRRFRRAVGSVETADAAASF is encoded by the coding sequence ATGATTCTCCAGAATCCCATGACATCCTTCGACCCAATGGTCACCGTGGAGGGGCACATCGCCGAGACGCTCCGGGCACACGGAAGAACGAGCCGCAAAGATGCGGTGAAGACGGGAATCGCCATGCTGGAACAGATGCGGATCGGCAACGCCGCGAGCGTGCTCGGATGCTATCCCCACCAACTGAGCGGCGGCATGCTGCAGCGCGTCATGATCGGGCTCGCCCTCCTGTTCGGGCCGAAGCTGCTCATCGCGGACGAACCGACCACGGCGCTCGACTCCGTCACCCGCTTCGAAATGATGAAGGAAATCCGCCGCGTGAGACGGGAGTGTGCCTGTGCCATGCTCTTCGTCTCCCACGATCTGGGGGTCCTCTCTTCGGTGGCGGACACGGTCCTGGTGATGCACCGCGGGGAGATCGTGGAGAAGGGAGACCTCCGGAAGGTGTTCCTGTCGCCGAAGAACGAGCATGCCAGGTATCTCATGGAAACCCGCTCGTCCCTGGTGCGGCGCTTCCGCCGCGCCGTGGGCTCCGTGGAGACCGCCGATGCTGCTGCAAGCTTCTGA
- a CDS encoding DJ-1 family glyoxalase III, with the protein MSKVVLVPLAEGFEEIEAITVIDVLRRAGLDVVTASADDHLVRGAHGVRVAAETTLAACSDRDFDMIVLPGGMPGAANLVASKPLQALLRRHTEAGRPLGAICAAPAVVLHTLGYLGSEKVACYPTFRERLDPANRTEERVCVGEKLVTGAAPGAAMEFALALVAFLLGEAKADELAAAMLVKRV; encoded by the coding sequence ATGAGCAAAGTGGTTCTTGTTCCTCTCGCGGAGGGATTCGAGGAGATCGAGGCGATCACCGTCATCGACGTGCTGCGCCGGGCCGGCCTCGACGTGGTGACGGCGTCGGCGGACGACCACCTGGTTCGGGGAGCCCACGGCGTGCGGGTCGCCGCGGAGACGACCCTTGCGGCCTGCTCAGATCGGGATTTCGACATGATCGTCCTTCCCGGCGGCATGCCCGGTGCGGCGAACCTGGTGGCATCCAAGCCGTTGCAGGCGCTGCTGCGGCGGCATACCGAGGCGGGGCGTCCCCTGGGGGCGATTTGCGCCGCTCCGGCGGTGGTTTTGCACACCCTGGGCTATCTCGGAAGCGAGAAGGTCGCCTGCTATCCCACCTTCCGGGAGCGGCTCGATCCGGCGAACCGCACGGAGGAACGGGTCTGCGTGGGCGAGAAGCTCGTGACCGGTGCGGCGCCGGGTGCGGCCATGGAGTTCGCCCTCGCCCTCGTGGCGTTTCTCTTGGGCGAGGCGAAGGCGGACGAGCTGGCGGCGGCGATGCTGGTGAAACGGGTGTGA
- a CDS encoding alpha/beta fold hydrolase — MLQGLSTEPGLEANLRNYFADLRYEEVAKGYHFVMHENPDEVNARIDAFLKDLR, encoded by the coding sequence GTGTTGCAAGGACTTTCAACGGAGCCCGGGCTCGAGGCGAACCTGAGAAACTACTTCGCGGACCTCCGGTACGAGGAGGTTGCGAAAGGGTACCATTTTGTGATGCACGAGAACCCCGACGAAGTGAACGCCCGCATCGACGCGTTCCTCAAGGACCTCCGGTAG
- a CDS encoding PTS sugar transporter subunit IIA, producing the protein MFGFGKKRVILLAPLSGRVVPLEEVPDPVFAERMAGDGVAVEPDPTGGGMVVAPCAGELVALFATGHAFGIRTPEGVEVLVHIGVETVALRGEGFVRLATEGDRVAAGDPIVRCDFDAIRTRAPSALSPVLVTNMALVASFSAASGTVTAGKDVLLTLDLA; encoded by the coding sequence ATGTTCGGCTTCGGAAAAAAACGCGTTATCCTGCTGGCGCCCCTTTCGGGACGGGTGGTTCCCCTGGAGGAGGTGCCCGATCCGGTCTTCGCGGAACGCATGGCCGGAGACGGCGTCGCCGTCGAGCCCGATCCCACCGGTGGCGGCATGGTGGTGGCTCCCTGCGCGGGCGAACTCGTGGCGCTCTTCGCCACGGGACACGCCTTCGGCATCCGGACACCCGAGGGCGTCGAAGTGCTCGTTCACATCGGCGTCGAGACCGTGGCGCTTCGGGGGGAGGGTTTTGTCCGCCTCGCCACCGAGGGAGACCGGGTCGCGGCGGGCGATCCCATCGTCCGCTGTGATTTCGACGCAATCCGGACCCGGGCGCCCTCCGCGCTCTCTCCCGTCCTGGTGACGAACATGGCCTTGGTGGCGTCCTTTTCGGCCGCCTCGGGAACCGTGACGGCCGGAAAGGACGTGCTCCTCACCCTGGATCTCGCCTGA
- the nagB gene encoding glucosamine-6-phosphate deaminase — MRVVTARDYDQMSRKASYIVASRVILNPRCVLGLATGDTPKGLYRELVRLHQAGDVDFSGVTTFNLDEYVGLAPEHPNSYHRYMEEHFFRFVSIPPEQRHIPRGDAPDIAAECERYEEAVRRAGGVDLQILGLGRDGHIGFNEPDVKFEKGTHVVRLAPSTIEANARFFASAGEVPQSAISMGIKTIMSARRLLLLASGPEKAEAIRGAVLGAVTPDLPASVLQLHPNATVIVDDDAASLLF; from the coding sequence ATGCGCGTCGTGACTGCACGGGATTATGACCAGATGAGCCGCAAAGCCTCCTACATCGTGGCGAGCCGGGTGATCCTGAACCCCCGGTGCGTGCTCGGCCTCGCCACGGGGGACACGCCGAAGGGACTCTACCGGGAACTGGTGCGGCTTCACCAGGCAGGAGACGTGGATTTCTCCGGCGTCACAACCTTCAACCTCGACGAGTACGTGGGGCTCGCCCCGGAACATCCCAACAGCTACCACAGATACATGGAGGAGCACTTCTTCCGGTTCGTCTCCATTCCCCCCGAACAGCGCCACATTCCGAGGGGGGACGCGCCGGACATCGCCGCCGAATGCGAGCGTTACGAAGAGGCCGTCCGAAGGGCCGGAGGAGTGGATTTGCAGATTCTCGGCCTCGGCAGGGACGGCCACATCGGCTTCAACGAGCCGGACGTGAAGTTTGAAAAGGGAACCCACGTGGTCCGGCTCGCGCCGAGCACCATCGAGGCGAACGCCCGCTTCTTCGCCTCCGCAGGGGAGGTTCCCCAAAGTGCCATCAGCATGGGCATCAAGACCATCATGAGCGCCCGGCGCCTTCTCCTCCTCGCCTCGGGGCCGGAAAAAGCCGAGGCCATCCGGGGCGCCGTCCTCGGGGCCGTGACGCCGGATCTTCCCGCGTCGGTGCTGCAGCTCCACCCGAACGCCACGGTCATCGTCGACGACGATGCCGCATCGCTGCTCTTCTGA
- the nagA gene encoding N-acetylglucosamine-6-phosphate deacetylase has product MKALRGGKILTGRTWCEGKALLFDERIRDIVPESAVPSDVESVTEAEGAWVAPGFLDIHVHGVCGADTMDASSASLERIAEALTAHGVTAFCPTTMTMDEPHIDAALQAVHTAMTTPPRRGARVLGAHLEGPFLSRSRLGAQDGTFVRRPDPDFVRRWQRALRLVTFAPEEDEEWRLLDALREAAIVPSLGHSSATYELAMEAFRRGAKSATHLFNGMVPFHHRRPGLSGAALDADVTCELIADGVHTHPAVFRLVLAMKGKDRLVLVSDAMRGSCLGEGTWDLGGQTVTVRGEEATLSDGTIAGSILTLDRALRNFAAETGLPLWEAVRLVSGNPARLLEEKDRGRIEPGCRADFVLLDESWRVRKTFVAGEEVFDDHARRDCTGL; this is encoded by the coding sequence ATGAAGGCCCTCAGAGGCGGCAAGATCCTTACGGGCAGAACCTGGTGCGAGGGAAAGGCACTTCTCTTCGATGAGCGCATCAGGGACATCGTGCCGGAAAGCGCTGTTCCCTCCGACGTGGAGAGCGTCACGGAGGCGGAGGGCGCCTGGGTCGCTCCGGGGTTTCTGGACATCCACGTCCACGGCGTCTGCGGCGCCGACACCATGGATGCCTCCTCCGCCTCGCTGGAACGCATCGCCGAAGCGCTCACCGCCCACGGCGTGACCGCCTTCTGCCCCACCACCATGACCATGGACGAGCCCCATATCGACGCGGCACTCCAGGCGGTGCACACCGCCATGACCACGCCGCCGCGGCGCGGCGCCCGGGTGCTCGGAGCGCACCTGGAGGGGCCCTTTCTCAGCCGCAGCCGCCTCGGGGCCCAGGACGGCACCTTCGTGCGGCGCCCCGATCCGGACTTCGTGCGGCGCTGGCAGCGGGCGCTGCGCCTCGTCACCTTCGCTCCCGAGGAGGACGAGGAGTGGCGTTTGCTTGATGCACTGCGGGAAGCGGCAATCGTTCCCTCCCTTGGGCACTCCTCCGCCACCTACGAACTGGCCATGGAGGCCTTCCGCCGCGGCGCCAAAAGCGCCACGCACCTCTTCAACGGCATGGTTCCCTTTCACCACCGCAGGCCCGGGCTGTCCGGGGCCGCCCTCGACGCGGATGTCACCTGCGAACTCATCGCCGACGGCGTCCACACCCACCCCGCAGTCTTCCGACTCGTTCTGGCCATGAAAGGAAAGGACCGTCTCGTGCTCGTCTCCGACGCCATGCGCGGCTCCTGCCTCGGCGAGGGGACATGGGACCTGGGAGGGCAGACCGTGACGGTCCGCGGCGAGGAGGCGACACTTTCCGACGGCACCATCGCGGGAAGTATCCTCACCCTTGACCGGGCGCTGCGGAACTTCGCCGCCGAGACGGGACTTCCCCTCTGGGAGGCGGTGCGGCTCGTCTCCGGAAACCCCGCCCGCCTTCTGGAAGAGAAAGACCGTGGGCGCATCGAGCCGGGCTGTCGGGCGGATTTCGTCCTCCTCGACGAATCCTGGCGGGTGCGGAAAACTTTCGTTGCAGGAGAGGAGGTCTTCGACGACCATGCGCGTCGTGACTGCACGGGATTATGA
- a CDS encoding GntR family transcriptional regulator — translation MIFLRKLDKNSPIPLYYQIKEALQEMIDNGELSPGDPVPSERDLCERFAISRMTAGKAVTALVNEGILYRERGRGTFVAHPKSACTSSHLAGFSDNIRAAGLASRTKILLFEREEASRTIREALEIGSGEETVFNILRLRFVEDEPFSLENVWIPACRFPEFSRELLEGKSLYALMRTRFGVQFSHARQTIEPVLCSDFEAEHLDLAPGTPLLLFRRVAYAAPKTPVEYSKCIYRGKRFKYEVSFGI, via the coding sequence GTGATTTTCCTGCGCAAACTGGACAAGAACAGCCCGATCCCGCTCTACTACCAGATCAAGGAAGCGCTCCAGGAGATGATCGACAACGGAGAACTCTCCCCGGGCGATCCCGTCCCCTCGGAGCGCGATCTCTGCGAGCGCTTCGCCATCAGCCGCATGACCGCGGGCAAGGCCGTCACGGCCCTGGTGAACGAGGGCATCCTCTACCGGGAGCGGGGACGTGGAACCTTCGTGGCCCATCCCAAATCGGCCTGCACGTCCTCCCATCTGGCGGGGTTTTCCGACAACATCCGCGCCGCCGGCCTGGCATCGCGGACGAAAATCCTCCTCTTCGAACGCGAGGAGGCATCCCGGACCATTCGCGAGGCCCTGGAGATCGGTTCCGGAGAGGAAACGGTCTTCAACATCCTTCGCCTGCGCTTCGTGGAGGACGAACCTTTCTCGCTGGAAAATGTCTGGATTCCCGCGTGCCGTTTTCCGGAATTCTCCCGGGAGCTTCTGGAGGGAAAATCTCTCTACGCGCTCATGCGGACCCGTTTCGGCGTGCAGTTCTCCCACGCGCGGCAGACCATCGAGCCCGTGCTCTGCTCCGACTTCGAGGCGGAGCACCTGGATCTCGCCCCGGGGACGCCCCTCCTGCTCTTCCGGCGGGTCGCCTACGCAGCCCCGAAAACGCCGGTGGAGTATTCCAAGTGCATCTATCGGGGAAAGCGCTTCAAGTACGAGGTTTCCTTCGGGATTTAG
- a CDS encoding DEAD/DEAH box helicase, protein MNEREAQDTRTDREAEARYAALDEPEKLVVRSAGVAYVPLNETGFSKFFGFAFPETFARTGVLRAPQRLIKSLASKGVLQDAGKLRWRCAPELVDTAFRDAVSRNELTQLLYAVRRVVPVPLRFGQEVYENADDLARGLRYALFSGEEETFLRLFKGPRLSDDERTSPASLVRALLAVPENLPFFLGLSERAVTVLAGFFTSEALRFLRPLPPLLSFLRAALRKYPGSFHLISLAAVEGVLRGDREVVEEARARFAKLPSPLPGELLAWDSSFVALRLLTEEAGAAAAAARYEQALEELFPKGKKGPLPFLFALFYPLARIACGDRTSLQRAYDYGVACQEASGNVPFANAPFIAAVTAAFFLRPTEPVFAPEQGESARAEKPGELLVSLLAAEARRAEKERVREGDLHPIESLFLALGAAWTGVGVSEEYLAFLEKLTKKLFACGYAWLGGECAAVLRALGYAGSMEGVPTEEGFRLVRLWKGHSSWEVALSGLEQVAMGPGEAEEDEKQAVSKRLVWHLILKSSSLPGGLAVQIEPLEQSFRGRWSKGRKVALKRLSRDRKSVPYLTLQDHRVCDSLEENKYYTPFGVGSTYDFDLSRALEALQGHPLLFRSDDPSARLEIVATEPRLETTRTDGGIRLRIVPWLSSESSWSLFEESRFRLRFVRPRQHHLDLAQLLGRQGTLFPAEALPRLTASLSQLASFVEIRTDLEGVVTREEILPGDPRPVVQLVPSPPGFLVELFVRPLGLDGPLCKAGKGGVTVFGLREEARGVAQRSFADEEERARLFRESCPSLDRGEQLAPDQWRFDDPEDCLEFLLELEEQGDRVNVEWPSGGRLEVRRLVGHGEFRASLRGERNWFALSGTVEVDEETVLDLRQLLDLMEKNRGRFLPLGKGGFLALTREFRRRLDELALLGEVKGKDLRFSPLAAPFLEELEAETPGLVKDEAWEVRMDLLREASTLAPELPATFRGELRPYQQDGFRWLCRLAHWGGGACLADDMGLGKTVQALALLLSRAHLGPSLVVAPTSVAANWTSEAARFAPSLRVHDFRRNDRERLVAELAPFDVVVTSYGLLLGEEKLLSRPQWNVVILDEAQAIKNAGAKRTAAAFSLNASFRMATTGTPVENNLGELWSLFRFLNPGLLGSAQSFARRFAAPIEKEGDRTARVRLRRLLAPFLLRRTKEAVLEELPEKTEVLLTVDLSEKERALYESVRRRALETIEQDVGEERDRRFRILAELMRLRRACCNPRLVLEGTELPSAKLDAFAELVEDLRANRHRALVFSQFTGHLALLRQYLDSEGISYQYLDGATPPEARRRAVDAFQSGSGDVFLISLRAGGTGLNLTAADYVIHMDPWWNPAVEDQASDRAHRIGQKRPVTIYRVVARDTVEEKILDLHRTKRELAEGLLEGTDAAVRLSTEDLVALFREESA, encoded by the coding sequence ATGAACGAGAGAGAGGCTCAGGACACGAGGACGGACAGGGAGGCGGAAGCGCGGTACGCCGCCCTGGACGAGCCAGAAAAACTGGTGGTGCGCTCCGCGGGGGTGGCGTATGTTCCGCTGAACGAGACGGGGTTCTCGAAATTCTTCGGCTTCGCGTTTCCCGAGACGTTTGCCCGGACCGGCGTGTTGCGGGCGCCCCAGCGCCTGATCAAGAGCCTGGCATCGAAGGGCGTGCTGCAGGATGCGGGCAAGCTCCGGTGGCGGTGCGCTCCCGAGCTTGTGGACACGGCCTTCCGTGATGCGGTGTCGCGGAATGAGCTGACGCAGTTGCTCTACGCGGTGCGCCGGGTCGTGCCCGTTCCGCTCCGCTTCGGCCAGGAGGTGTACGAGAACGCGGACGACCTCGCCCGGGGCTTGCGCTATGCCCTCTTCAGCGGCGAAGAGGAGACGTTCCTCCGCCTTTTCAAGGGGCCGAGGCTTTCGGACGACGAACGGACGAGCCCGGCGTCGCTCGTGCGCGCGCTTCTGGCCGTTCCGGAAAATCTCCCCTTTTTTCTGGGCCTGTCCGAACGTGCCGTCACTGTGCTGGCGGGGTTTTTCACCTCGGAGGCGCTGCGGTTTCTTCGGCCGCTTCCTCCGCTGCTTTCCTTTTTGCGCGCCGCGCTGCGAAAATATCCGGGATCTTTCCACCTCATTTCCCTCGCCGCCGTCGAGGGGGTGCTCCGGGGCGACCGGGAGGTCGTGGAGGAGGCGCGTGCGCGTTTCGCAAAACTGCCGTCACCCCTTCCGGGGGAACTCCTCGCCTGGGACAGCTCCTTCGTGGCGCTGCGGCTCCTGACGGAGGAGGCGGGCGCCGCGGCGGCGGCCGCCCGGTACGAGCAGGCTCTGGAAGAGCTTTTTCCGAAGGGGAAAAAAGGTCCCCTTCCCTTTCTCTTCGCCCTTTTCTATCCCCTGGCGCGCATCGCCTGCGGCGACCGGACAAGCCTCCAGCGAGCCTATGACTACGGCGTGGCCTGCCAGGAGGCGTCCGGCAACGTTCCTTTCGCGAACGCCCCGTTCATCGCCGCGGTGACGGCGGCCTTCTTCCTGCGGCCCACCGAGCCTGTCTTTGCCCCTGAGCAGGGGGAGTCCGCCAGGGCGGAGAAGCCCGGGGAACTGCTGGTGTCCCTGCTGGCGGCGGAGGCGCGGCGGGCGGAGAAGGAGCGCGTGCGAGAGGGGGACCTTCACCCCATCGAAAGTCTGTTTCTCGCCCTCGGCGCCGCCTGGACCGGAGTGGGTGTTTCCGAGGAATACCTTGCCTTTTTGGAGAAGCTGACGAAGAAGCTCTTCGCCTGCGGCTATGCGTGGCTTGGGGGCGAGTGCGCGGCGGTGCTGCGGGCTCTCGGATACGCCGGATCGATGGAGGGCGTGCCGACGGAAGAAGGTTTTCGCCTTGTGAGGCTCTGGAAGGGCCATTCTTCCTGGGAGGTGGCGCTCTCCGGACTGGAACAGGTGGCGATGGGACCGGGAGAGGCGGAGGAGGATGAGAAACAGGCGGTGTCCAAGCGTCTCGTGTGGCATCTGATTCTGAAGTCCTCGTCGCTTCCGGGGGGACTTGCCGTGCAGATCGAGCCTCTGGAGCAATCCTTCCGGGGGCGCTGGAGCAAGGGGCGCAAGGTGGCGCTCAAGCGGCTCTCCCGGGACCGAAAGAGCGTTCCCTACCTGACGCTTCAGGATCACCGCGTCTGCGACAGCCTTGAGGAAAACAAGTACTACACTCCCTTCGGCGTCGGTTCCACCTACGACTTCGATCTTTCCCGGGCGCTGGAGGCGCTGCAGGGGCACCCTCTGCTCTTCCGGAGCGACGACCCCTCGGCGCGGCTGGAGATCGTGGCGACGGAGCCGCGCCTGGAGACCACCCGCACGGACGGGGGGATCCGCCTGCGGATCGTTCCCTGGCTCTCCTCGGAGTCCTCCTGGAGCCTCTTCGAGGAAAGCCGCTTCCGGCTCCGCTTCGTGCGTCCCCGGCAGCACCACCTGGACCTCGCCCAGCTCCTCGGCAGACAAGGGACGCTTTTTCCCGCGGAAGCGCTGCCCCGCCTTACCGCGTCGCTGTCGCAGCTTGCTTCTTTCGTGGAAATCCGCACCGACCTGGAGGGAGTGGTGACCCGGGAGGAGATTCTCCCGGGAGATCCTCGTCCGGTGGTGCAGCTCGTTCCCTCTCCGCCGGGCTTTCTGGTGGAACTCTTCGTCCGTCCTCTCGGTCTCGACGGGCCGCTCTGCAAGGCCGGCAAAGGAGGCGTCACCGTCTTCGGCCTCCGGGAGGAGGCCCGGGGCGTGGCGCAGCGCTCCTTCGCCGACGAGGAGGAGCGGGCCCGGCTCTTCCGGGAATCCTGTCCCTCTCTCGACCGGGGGGAGCAGCTCGCGCCGGACCAGTGGCGCTTCGACGATCCCGAGGACTGCCTGGAGTTCCTCCTCGAACTGGAGGAACAGGGCGACCGGGTGAACGTCGAGTGGCCCTCGGGGGGGCGCCTGGAAGTGCGGCGCCTTGTGGGGCACGGGGAGTTCCGGGCCTCCCTCCGGGGAGAACGGAACTGGTTCGCCCTCTCCGGCACGGTGGAGGTGGACGAGGAGACCGTGCTGGACCTGCGGCAGCTTCTGGACCTGATGGAAAAAAACCGGGGACGCTTTCTTCCCCTGGGCAAGGGAGGTTTTCTCGCCCTCACCCGGGAGTTCCGGCGGCGGCTGGATGAGCTGGCCCTTTTGGGAGAGGTCAAGGGAAAGGATCTGCGCTTCTCGCCCCTGGCGGCGCCGTTTCTGGAGGAGCTGGAGGCGGAGACCCCGGGACTCGTCAAGGACGAGGCATGGGAGGTGCGGATGGACCTGCTCCGGGAGGCGTCCACGCTCGCTCCGGAGCTTCCCGCCACGTTCCGGGGAGAGCTGCGCCCCTACCAGCAGGACGGCTTCCGCTGGCTCTGCCGTCTCGCCCACTGGGGCGGCGGTGCGTGCCTCGCGGACGACATGGGGCTGGGCAAGACCGTCCAGGCCCTGGCGTTGTTGCTCTCCCGGGCGCATCTGGGGCCGTCCCTCGTGGTGGCGCCCACCTCCGTGGCGGCCAACTGGACGAGCGAGGCCGCACGCTTCGCCCCCTCCCTGCGCGTGCACGATTTCCGGCGGAACGACCGGGAGCGTCTCGTGGCGGAACTCGCCCCCTTCGACGTGGTGGTGACGAGCTACGGCCTGCTCCTCGGCGAGGAGAAACTCCTCTCCCGTCCCCAGTGGAACGTGGTCATTCTCGACGAGGCCCAGGCGATCAAGAACGCCGGGGCGAAGCGCACCGCCGCGGCGTTCTCCCTGAACGCCTCCTTCCGCATGGCCACCACGGGAACGCCCGTGGAGAACAACCTGGGGGAGCTCTGGAGCCTCTTCCGCTTTCTCAACCCCGGCCTGCTCGGCTCCGCCCAATCCTTCGCCCGGCGTTTCGCCGCGCCCATCGAGAAAGAGGGGGACCGCACCGCCCGGGTGCGCCTCCGGCGTCTTCTCGCCCCCTTCCTGCTCCGGAGGACCAAGGAGGCCGTGCTGGAGGAGCTTCCGGAGAAGACCGAAGTGCTCCTCACGGTGGACCTCTCCGAAAAGGAGCGGGCACTCTACGAGTCGGTCCGCCGCCGCGCCCTGGAGACCATCGAGCAGGACGTCGGAGAGGAACGGGACCGCCGGTTCCGCATCCTGGCGGAACTCATGCGGCTTCGCCGGGCCTGCTGCAATCCCCGGCTCGTGCTGGAGGGAACGGAGCTGCCCAGCGCCAAGCTCGACGCCTTTGCGGAGCTGGTGGAGGACCTCCGGGCGAACCGTCACCGCGCCCTCGTCTTCAGCCAGTTCACGGGTCACCTGGCCCTGTTGCGCCAATATCTGGACTCGGAGGGCATTTCCTACCAGTACCTGGACGGCGCAACTCCTCCGGAGGCGCGCCGCCGCGCCGTGGACGCCTTCCAGAGCGGCAGCGGCGACGTCTTTCTCATCAGCCTTCGGGCGGGCGGCACGGGGCTCAATCTCACCGCCGCGGACTACGTGATCCACATGGACCCCTGGTGGAACCCCGCCGTGGAGGATCAGGCCTCAGACCGGGCGCACCGCATCGGCCAGAAGCGCCCTGTGACGATCTACCGCGTGGTGGCCAGGGACACCGTGGAGGAGAAGATTCTCGATCTGCACCGTACCAAGCGGGAACTCGCCGAGGGCTTGCTCGAGGGGACCGACGCGGCGGTGCGCCTCTCCACGGAGGATCTGGTGGCCCTCTTCCGGGAGGAATCCGCGTGA